Within the Thermococcus sp. genome, the region AGGATTTCTGTTGAGAGAGTCAGGCTCGGCTACAGGGATTTGATGGAACGAATGGGGGTGAAGTTCCACACGGGTGTCAAGGTTATCTCGGGCGAAAGAAGGGACGAGGGAGACGAGTTCGTTGAGAAAACGATTGATTTCGAGGAGCTTGTAGAGAGCTTCGACGCGGTTCTCATTGCAACGGGAACATGGAAGTCATGGGTTGCAGACATCCCCGGAATCGAGCTTGAGGGAGTCTTCAAGGCCCTTGAGTACCTATTCAAAATAAAGAGCGCCAAACTCGGCCACATGGGCTGGAGCAAAGTCCCGGAGATAAAAGGCAAGCGCGTGATGGTTGTCGGGGCAGGGCATACGGCCTGCGACGTTGCAATGGAGAGCCTTCTTCTTGGAGCAGAGAAGGTCTACATGAGCTACCGCAGGACGATAAGGGAAGCCCCTGCAGGAAGCTACGAGATAAACCTTCTCCGCGAAAAGGGCGTTGAGTGGCTCGAACTGACGATGCCGAAGAGAATCCTCGGAGAGAACGGAAGGGTGAAGGCCGTTGAGCTCGTCAGAACAAAACTCAGCGAGCCCGATGAGACCGGAAGGAGAAGACCAGTACCGATAGAGGGGAGCGAGTTCACGGTTGAGGTTGACTACGTGGTCTGTGCCATGGGACAGATTCCAACACCGCCCTTTGGGGAGAACGTCGGAATAGCGACAGATAGAAAGGGCAGAATCGTCGTTGATTCCCGGCACATGACGAGCAGGGAAGGTGTCTTCGCGGCCGGGGACGTTGTTCTCGGCCCTTCGCTTGTTGGTAGGGCAACGAGGGACGGCCTATACGCGGCGCGCGATATTCATCTCTGGCTTACGGGGGTGAGAGCATGAAGCTCCTCGTCGATTTCAACGCCTGCATAGGTTGCGAAACCTGCGAAGCGGTGTGCGACTTCATCCACGACGGAAGGCCTAACATAAGGGTCGTCTTCGCGAGCAACGGTGTTGGCGTTCCGATTAACTGTCGCCACTGTGAGGAAGCGCCCTGTATGGCCGTCTGTCCCGTGAACGCGATTACCCGCGATAAAGACGGGGCCGTGATAATAAACCAAGAGACGTGCATAGGATGTCTCATGTGCCTCTCAGTGTGCCCTTTTGGAGCGATAAGCTACGAGCCCGTCGTTAAGGTCGTCTACAAGTGCGATATGTGCGCCGAGAGAAGGGCCAAAGGACTGAAGCCGGCCTGCCACGAGATGTGTCCCGCTAACGCTATCTACTACGGACCCGGAGATGGGGAGGAGAAGAGGATAAAAGTCGCAGAGATAATCGCACGGAACCTCTGAATTTCCAGACATATCCACCGAAAACCGTTAAAGTTCGTTAGTGCTTACAATAAAACATGAAAGCTCCTAAACCTTTGGTTTACAACAAGGTGTTTCCTACCTTTTTTTACCAAACTGAGCTTTAAAAAAGCGTTTTAAGTCAGAAAGAGAAGTTTCAAATCGAGAGTAAAGGAAAGCGTTAATGCGGAGGTGGTAGCTTGCCGTTCATAGTCGCGTTCGTCTTTGCATACCTCATCTGGCTCGTTTTAACTGCCGGGACGAAGGGACTACTATGGGACACCCAGGAGCTTATAGCCGGCCTGATATTCGCGCTCATAGTCGGCTACGCCACGAGAGACGTTGTTGGGGATAAATCAGCCCGCTTCCTGAACCCCCTGAAGTGGATTGAATGGATTGCCTACGTACCCGTACTCTTCTGGGGGATGGTTAAGGCCAACCTCCACGTTGCTTATCTCGTCATAACGGGAAAGATAAGGCCGGGAATCGTCAGGGTTCCGGTGGAACTTGAGAACGATGCCCAGTACACGATTCTCGCCAATTCCATTACCCTAACCCCGGGAACGCTGACAATAGACGCCTGTCCGGACGAAAAGGCACTCTACGTCCACTGGATTGACATTCCTCCCGGCTTAGAAAGGCCAGAAAACTCGGAACCGGTTTCTGGACCCTTTGAAAAATGGGCGAGGAGGCTGGGAAGATGATTGACCCGGTGTTCTTCTACGCAACCCTGCTCGTCTCGATAGCATCGTTTCTAACGATACTGAGGATTATGCTGGGCCCGAGCATTCCGGACAGGGTCGTCGGAGTGGACACCCTGAACACACTGGTCGTTGCGACGATGGTTCTTCTTGGAGCGGCCTACGACAGGACGATTTACATTGACATAGCCATAGTTTACGCCCTGCTGAGCTACATCGGAACCCTTGTCATAGCCCGCTACCTGCAGGGGGGATTGCAATGATTGAGTACCTGATTTACGCCTTCCTTTCGATAGCGATAACCTTCAACATTCTGGGGAGCATAGCCCTGCACCGTTTCCCCGACGTTTACACCCGCCTTCACGGAGCTACGAAGTGCACAACCTTCGGAACGATATTCGCCGTTCTGGCCGTTGTTACCCACGCCCTCAACCAGCTCCAGATTACCGGCGACCCGAAGTACCTCCAGATGGCCCTCCACAGTTTGGTTGCACTCGTTGCTTTACTCCTCACGAACCCTGTCAGTGCCCATGCAATAGCCAAAGCGGCACATCTGAGCGGATACAAGCCAGCTAAAGCGGTTGTTGACGCCTATGAGGAGAAGCTCGGGGGTGAGGCGGAATGAAGGCACTAACGATTGACATGACGATTCAGGCGATAATACTCATCGGCGTCCTAATAACCGCTTATCTGACTATTCGCTTCAAGGATTTACTTGCCGCCGCGCTGATGTCGGCCGCGATGAGCCTGCTCCTCAGCCTTGAGTTCTACATGCTCCACGCACCTGACGTGGCTATAGCAGAGGCGGCCGTTGGTGCCGGAGTAGTTACCGCCGTGATAGTTTACGGCATAGCCAAGACGGACAGGTGGGAGGTGGAACCATGAAAAGAACGCTCGCTTACCTCTCACTGTTCTTCATTCTCGGAGTTCTCCTCTACATAGCGAACCCCAACTACGGGCTCGTCTTTGGTCCCGGCGGGAAGGAGTGGCTTTCGCTCCGCTATACGGACAACTACTACATTACCCACGGTCTAAAAGAGGTAGGCGGTATGAACATCGTCACGGACATAGTATTTGATTACAGGGGTTACGATACGATTGGAGAAGCCACGGTTCTCTTCACGGCCATAGCCGGTGCCATAGCGCTTCTAAGGCCCTGGAGGGGGGACGAGTCATGACGTGCAGGCCAAGATGCGGTAGCGACATGGGGCTCATCGTCAAGACCTCTGCGAGGGCTATAATCCCCCTCATAGGCATCTTTGGAGCCTACATAGTCATGCACGGTCATCTAACGCCGGGAGGTGGCTTCCAGGGTGGTGCCACCATAGCGGGAGCAGGGATACTCTTCCTCGTCTCCTTCGGCCTCGACGAGATGAAGAAGCACTACAACAAGAGCCTTTACTCGGCTCTGGAAGGGATAGGAGGCCTTGTCTTCCTCGGCGCGGCGATGCTGGGAATGGGTGTAGCCTTCTTCTACAACATCCTCTGGCACAACGGGCCCTTCTTCAACGGAAAACCGGGAACGCTACTCTCGGCCGGATTTCTGCCCATAATGAACTTAGCGGTAGGATTGAAGGTTTTCACGGGATTGATTAGCGCCCTCACCGCGATAGCCCTCTACCGGAGGTGGAAGTCATGATTCAGTTCCAGTTCATCACCGCGTTCCTGCTCATAGTCCTCGGAATCTACGCCTTTCTGGCAAAGAGGAACCTAATCAAGCTAATTTTAGCGCTTGACATAATAGACTCCGGAATCCATCTCCTCCTAATCAGCCTCGGCTACCGCATAGAGCTGAACGAGGTACCAACCGCTCCAATTTATACGGGTTATGAAACGCTGAAGAGCCCGATGGTCGGGCCTTTGCCCCAGGCCCTGGTTCTAACGAGCATAGTCATCGGCGTCTGTGTGCTTTCCCTCGCAATAGCCCTGACGATAAACGCCTACCGCCACTACGGGACCCTTGACGTGAGAGCTCTAAGGAGGTTGAGGGGATGAACGGCGAGGCAATACTTCCCTACCTCATAATCATTCCCCTCTTTGGAGCGTTCTCGATGCCAATAGTGAGCCTGGCTGGAAGGAAGGCAAGGGAAGCGTGGGCCGTTATTATAAGCGGTGCTACATTAGCACTGGGTTCGGCGCTCTTTTACTACGTCTGGGAGAGCGGAAAAATAGTCCTCTACACCCTTGGAGCGAAGAGTCCACTTGGCCAAGGCGTTAACTTCCCGATAAGGATAGTCTGGGAGGTCGACACCTTCGGTGCCCTCATGGTGCTTATGGTGACCTTCGTATCTTTCATGGCGGTGATTTACTCCCTCGGTTACATGAAGCACGATACCGGCCTCGACAAGTACTACACACTCATCATAATCCTAGAGCTCGGAATGCTCGGCATAGCGATAACCGGAGACCTCTTCAACTTCTACGTCTTCCTTGAGATAATGAGCATAGCCAGCTACGCCCTGGTTGCCTTCAGGAACGACACCTGGGAGGGCATTGAGGCAGGCATCAAATACATGTTCGTCGGCTCGATAGCGAGTTCCCTGATTTTGCTCGGCATAGCCCTTCTCTACGGTCAGTATGGAACGCTGACGATGGGATATCTGGCCTTAAAGCTCTCCCAGAATCCCACGGTCGTTGGAAAGGTTGCGCTGGCGCTCTTCATAGCGGGGCTTCTCTTCAAGAGCGGTGCTTCCCCGGTTCACATGTGGCTTGCCGATGCACATCCCGCCGCTCCAAGCTCGATTTCGGCTATGCTTTCAGGTCTGGTCATCAAGATAGGAGGAATCTACGCCCTAACAAGGATTCTATTCAGCATCTACGGAACCAGCATTAGCACGAAGACGGTGGGCTGGGTCATCATCGTCTTCGCCTGTATAACGCTGATAGTCGGCAACGCCATGGCCGTAATCCAGACGGACATGAAGAGGCTCCTGGCTTACTCCTCGGTCGGGCAGATAGGCTACATTCTCCTTGGGATTGGAATCGGCTTGACAGCTTATGGAAGCCAGACAGGGGAGATAGCTTTGGCTGGAGCAATCTACCACACCTTCAACCATGCCCTCATGAAAGCCTTGCTCTTCCTGATTGCAGGCGTTGTAATCCACCAGCTCGGGACGAGGAACTTGAACGAGCTGAGCGGATTGGCCAAAACCATGCCCAAGACAACCTTTGCCTTCCTCATTGGTGCGGCCGCGATAATAGGAATGCCCCCCCTCAACGGCTTCGCAAGCAAGTGGCTCATCTATGAGAGCTCAGCTATATTCAACCCGCTCCTGGGCGCGATAGCAATAATCGGAACGGCCTTCTGTACAGCAGCATACGTGAGGGTTCTCTACACCTTCTTCGGAAGGCCGAGTGAGAAGGTTATGAAGGCCAAAGACCCAGAGGGGACGATGCTCTGGCCGATACTAATACTTACAATCGCCATAATCGTCATGGGCCTCTTCCCGTGGCAGATAAGCGACAAGATAATGATTCCGGCTGTAAAGACCTTGGAGAACCAGCTGGCCTACGTGAGCACTCTCCTGGGGGGTGCGTGAAATGTTCGGCTATTGGGATGCCCTCTACTTCGTCCTCGTTTTCATCGTTGGCCTAATCCTTGCCTACCTCCTCGACCTTTGGGCGAGGAAGAGAGGAATGGGAACCAGGGAAACGGGAGATGGAACAAAGATATTCATCAGCGGTGAGGACCCGGAAAAGGTTATCCCGGGCTTTGAGCATCTTGAGGGCTACTATACAGGAAAGAACGTCATGTGGGGCCTAACTTACGCCCTAAAGCGCTTCTTTACGGTACTCAAGGCCGACCATACGGGTCTCCTCACAGACTACGTGAGCTACCTCGTCATAGTCACGGCCTTCGTCATGGGAGTTCTCCTAATCTGGGGGTGAACATGGATGAAGCAGACCTATGAGGTTCGCTCTCACTTCCCGCCCGAAGGGCGGACTAAACGCGCGAACAGTGAAAACAGAGCCGGTAGAGGTTACCCCAACTGGAAAAAAGACCGTTTTAAGTATGAAAATGCTTTTCCGCGATCCGTCAAGGACGTTCGAACGATAGTGAGAACGGCGCTTGCGGAGCAAAGGGCTCTGGGGGTGAGAGAGTGAGCATAAAAGTTCCTGCTAAAAGTAGTTCAAACTCATCGGAACGCGAGAGGCTTGAGAAGAGAATCGCCCAGCTGTGCCGTTACATAGGCAAATCCCCCTGGGTTTTCCACGTTAACACCGGCTCGTGCAACGGCTGTGATATAGAGATTATAGCGGCTTTAACGCCCCGCTACGATGCCGAGCGCTTCGGTGTAAAGCTCGTTGGCAGTCCGAGGCACGCTGATATACTCCTCGTCACCGGGCCGGTAACCAACCAGAGCCTTGAGAGGCTTAAACTGGTCTACGAGCAAACACCGGAGCCAAAGATAGTCATAGCCGTCGGCTCATGTCCCACCGGTGGAAGCGTCTTCTATGAAAGTCCATTCACCAACGCACCTCTTGATAACGTCATTCCGGTTGACGTTTACGTCCCCGGCTGTCCCCCGAGACCAGAGGCGATACTCCACGGGGTCGTTTTGGCACTGGAGAAGCTGGCTAAAATCCTGAAGGGCAATGCCCCGGAGGTGAGTGAGAAATGAATGATAATCCCGCTAACGAGGTAAGTGGAGTTAAAGAACCCACCAAGGCAGAAAAGGTTGCGAGGGCCATAGCGGAGCGCTTTCCAGAGGCGGAAGTTCAGGTAAAGACCAACAAGTGGGGAAGACAGCGGGTCTGGGTGAGGATTCCCAGGGAAAAGTACCGCGAGCTGATGAGATTCATCAAAGAACTCGACGGCGAGGCCCACTACTCGATAGGCATCGAGCAGGACTGGGGAGATGAGCTGGGCTTCCTCAGTCACGTTGTGATTTACTACGACGATTCACCGGCGGTTTCCCTGCTCGTTGATGTACATGCGCCGAAGGACGACCCGGTAATTCCGGACATCAGCGAGGTCTTTCCGATAGCCCTCCAGTTTGAGAGAGAAGGAATGGAGATGGTCGGCATAGACTTTGAAAACGCTCCAGACAAGAGGAGGCTCTTTTTACCGGACGACTTCCCGGAGGGAATCTATCCTCTCCGCTTAGACGACAAGGGTGTTCCAGAGGAGATGGTTCACAACGCGGGGCACCCTTACTATCTGAAGGGAGGTGCGAAGAAATGACCAAAGTCGAGTACTGGGTGAAGATACCCTTCGGTCCCATTCACCCTGGTTTGGAGGAGCCCGAGAAGTTCATACTCACCCTTGACGGCGAGAGGATAGTTGACGTTGACGTCAAGCTCGGTTACAACCTTCGTGGAATCCAGTGGATAGCTCTCAGGAGGAACTACGTCCAGATAATGTATCTGGCAGAGAGAATGTGTGGAATCTGCAGTTTTTCGCACAACCACACCTACACGAGGGCCGTTGAAGAGGCGGGAGGAATAGAGGTCCCGGAGAGGGCCGAGTATATTCGAGTCATCATCGGCGAGCTGGAGAGAATCCACTCGCACCTCCTCAACCTCGGTGTTCTGGCTCATGACATAGGCTACGACACACTGCTCCACCTTACATGGCTGGCCAGAGAAAAGGTAATGGACACGCTTGAAGCGGTTGCAGGAAACCGCGTCAACTACTCGATGGTGACCATTGGGGGCGTCAGGAGGGACATAGACGAGAAGCGGAAGAGAATAATCCTCGACATGATAAAATACTACAAGGAAGTCTTTCCACAGATAGAGGATGCGTTTCTCCACGACCCGACGATAGAAGCACGTTTCAGGGATACCGCAATAATAAGCAAGCGCGTCGCGATAGAGCAAGGAGCAGTGGGTCCAACGGGAAGGGGAAGCGGAATCAGGGACGACGCGAGATGGAGTGAAAGGCTCGGCGTTTATCCTGACCTCGGAATAAAGCCGGTTATGCCCCAGGACGTTACAGGAGAGAGGCCGAGGGGCGATGTGTT harbors:
- the mbhE gene encoding hydrogen gas-evolving membrane-bound hydrogenase subunit E, producing the protein MKRTLAYLSLFFILGVLLYIANPNYGLVFGPGGKEWLSLRYTDNYYITHGLKEVGGMNIVTDIVFDYRGYDTIGEATVLFTAIAGAIALLRPWRGDES
- a CDS encoding NADH-quinone oxidoreductase subunit C; amino-acid sequence: MNDNPANEVSGVKEPTKAEKVARAIAERFPEAEVQVKTNKWGRQRVWVRIPREKYRELMRFIKELDGEAHYSIGIEQDWGDELGFLSHVVIYYDDSPAVSLLVDVHAPKDDPVIPDISEVFPIALQFEREGMEMVGIDFENAPDKRRLFLPDDFPEGIYPLRLDDKGVPEEMVHNAGHPYYLKGGAKK
- a CDS encoding Na(+)/H(+) antiporter subunit B, which codes for MTCRPRCGSDMGLIVKTSARAIIPLIGIFGAYIVMHGHLTPGGGFQGGATIAGAGILFLVSFGLDEMKKHYNKSLYSALEGIGGLVFLGAAMLGMGVAFFYNILWHNGPFFNGKPGTLLSAGFLPIMNLAVGLKVFTGLISALTAIALYRRWKS
- a CDS encoding NADH-quinone oxidoreductase subunit K; amino-acid sequence: MIQFQFITAFLLIVLGIYAFLAKRNLIKLILALDIIDSGIHLLLISLGYRIELNEVPTAPIYTGYETLKSPMVGPLPQALVLTSIVIGVCVLSLAIALTINAYRHYGTLDVRALRRLRG
- a CDS encoding DUF4040 domain-containing protein encodes the protein MKALTIDMTIQAIILIGVLITAYLTIRFKDLLAAALMSAAMSLLLSLEFYMLHAPDVAIAEAAVGAGVVTAVIVYGIAKTDRWEVEP
- a CDS encoding proton-conducting transporter membrane subunit: MNGEAILPYLIIIPLFGAFSMPIVSLAGRKAREAWAVIISGATLALGSALFYYVWESGKIVLYTLGAKSPLGQGVNFPIRIVWEVDTFGALMVLMVTFVSFMAVIYSLGYMKHDTGLDKYYTLIIILELGMLGIAITGDLFNFYVFLEIMSIASYALVAFRNDTWEGIEAGIKYMFVGSIASSLILLGIALLYGQYGTLTMGYLALKLSQNPTVVGKVALALFIAGLLFKSGASPVHMWLADAHPAAPSSISAMLSGLVIKIGGIYALTRILFSIYGTSISTKTVGWVIIVFACITLIVGNAMAVIQTDMKRLLAYSSVGQIGYILLGIGIGLTAYGSQTGEIALAGAIYHTFNHALMKALLFLIAGVVIHQLGTRNLNELSGLAKTMPKTTFAFLIGAAAIIGMPPLNGFASKWLIYESSAIFNPLLGAIAIIGTAFCTAAYVRVLYTFFGRPSEKVMKAKDPEGTMLWPILILTIAIIVMGLFPWQISDKIMIPAVKTLENQLAYVSTLLGGA
- a CDS encoding monovalent cation/H+ antiporter subunit E, with amino-acid sequence MPFIVAFVFAYLIWLVLTAGTKGLLWDTQELIAGLIFALIVGYATRDVVGDKSARFLNPLKWIEWIAYVPVLFWGMVKANLHVAYLVITGKIRPGIVRVPVELENDAQYTILANSITLTPGTLTIDACPDEKALYVHWIDIPPGLERPENSEPVSGPFEKWARRLGR
- a CDS encoding nickel-dependent hydrogenase large subunit, producing MTKVEYWVKIPFGPIHPGLEEPEKFILTLDGERIVDVDVKLGYNLRGIQWIALRRNYVQIMYLAERMCGICSFSHNHTYTRAVEEAGGIEVPERAEYIRVIIGELERIHSHLLNLGVLAHDIGYDTLLHLTWLAREKVMDTLEAVAGNRVNYSMVTIGGVRRDIDEKRKRIILDMIKYYKEVFPQIEDAFLHDPTIEARFRDTAIISKRVAIEQGAVGPTGRGSGIRDDARWSERLGVYPDLGIKPVMPQDVTGERPRGDVFDRMAVRIGELWQSLELIENALDAMPDGKIKTFPKDNILVAKLKLLVDGEGIGRYEAPRGELVHYVRGKKGSDKPLRWKPREPTFPNLFAVAEGVKGDQVADFVVAVASIDPCLSCTDRVAVIQNGKKRILTEKDLLKESIRKTREINPDIKGDPTPIGASCSR
- a CDS encoding 4Fe-4S dicluster domain-containing protein, producing the protein MKLLVDFNACIGCETCEAVCDFIHDGRPNIRVVFASNGVGVPINCRHCEEAPCMAVCPVNAITRDKDGAVIINQETCIGCLMCLSVCPFGAISYEPVVKVVYKCDMCAERRAKGLKPACHEMCPANAIYYGPGDGEEKRIKVAEIIARNL
- the mnhG gene encoding monovalent cation/H(+) antiporter subunit G, which translates into the protein MIEYLIYAFLSIAITFNILGSIALHRFPDVYTRLHGATKCTTFGTIFAVLAVVTHALNQLQITGDPKYLQMALHSLVALVALLLTNPVSAHAIAKAAHLSGYKPAKAVVDAYEEKLGGEAE
- a CDS encoding cation:proton antiporter, which encodes MIDPVFFYATLLVSIASFLTILRIMLGPSIPDRVVGVDTLNTLVVATMVLLGAAYDRTIYIDIAIVYALLSYIGTLVIARYLQGGLQ
- a CDS encoding NADH-quinone oxidoreductase subunit B family protein is translated as MSIKVPAKSSSNSSERERLEKRIAQLCRYIGKSPWVFHVNTGSCNGCDIEIIAALTPRYDAERFGVKLVGSPRHADILLVTGPVTNQSLERLKLVYEQTPEPKIVIAVGSCPTGGSVFYESPFTNAPLDNVIPVDVYVPGCPPRPEAILHGVVLALEKLAKILKGNAPEVSEK
- a CDS encoding FAD-dependent oxidoreductase; the encoded protein is MNGINFAFHCLERPEPSGKRVAIIGSGPAGLSAAGYLACKGHEVHVYDKLPEPGGLMLFAIPEFRISVERVRLGYRDLMERMGVKFHTGVKVISGERRDEGDEFVEKTIDFEELVESFDAVLIATGTWKSWVADIPGIELEGVFKALEYLFKIKSAKLGHMGWSKVPEIKGKRVMVVGAGHTACDVAMESLLLGAEKVYMSYRRTIREAPAGSYEINLLREKGVEWLELTMPKRILGENGRVKAVELVRTKLSEPDETGRRRPVPIEGSEFTVEVDYVVCAMGQIPTPPFGENVGIATDRKGRIVVDSRHMTSREGVFAAGDVVLGPSLVGRATRDGLYAARDIHLWLTGVRA
- a CDS encoding hydrogenase — encoded protein: MFGYWDALYFVLVFIVGLILAYLLDLWARKRGMGTRETGDGTKIFISGEDPEKVIPGFEHLEGYYTGKNVMWGLTYALKRFFTVLKADHTGLLTDYVSYLVIVTAFVMGVLLIWG